A genomic region of Corallococcus soli contains the following coding sequences:
- a CDS encoding lipoxygenase family protein → MSTTWRRLMSSLGLKSRGTEPDLLEPDELARWYAGLDLEQRLAVSRNLAAKVRAPRARRDPATLPAVATGRLVFEQDGPQGPIPLHHLKVELWDRDFGTPDDFLGEGFTDAEGAFAIRYDPADAGEGDLPDLELRFFEPQHTFRKDGRVVETWRRIGSEQGPDDHGGLRYDFGTVRVPYWEYDPASPLARLLVVEEGTPPTAYAPGRSLAMLKAVAPIELIKRQHLLQGQLGQAPSLEKIQADYPESTTARMERESPGSTRSDAYFGERLLNGMFSSILDRDPEVPGDAQAFRLYLPWNAYEQDGIHCLPDVDVRLRLVEGKLLPVRIILGLREPGATAPGSPVTRRTFTPADGRDWEAAKRMARVSATLDVELGNHLGQCHFNVEQYAIAAHRNLRRNPLRWLLMPHLREVVLINHSANGFLVGSTGYITRASALTEQGINKRLEHLMGSYDWKGFAPAAPVCEGHRYARAGQLFWRLLGEHIDAFFAEHGADIAAQWHEVRRFSDDLVAHSAPAFVCRYLRAKVPGKEAPWFVRSERMDLDVKAAEPPPKAVSAVTRTDAPQAGELEGLKNLCRYVVFFATFRHAWANNLQWEDAGEVLYSCLGLRWGKDGSLPTEEDLDAAPEPDEATEMLWISWMLSKTNYGFILSNEEEDVHPRLLELLRAHAAEFSALGLDVRTVSSRINI, encoded by the coding sequence ATGAGCACCACCTGGCGCCGCCTGATGTCGTCCCTGGGGCTCAAGTCCCGCGGCACCGAGCCCGACCTGCTGGAGCCGGACGAGCTGGCCCGGTGGTACGCGGGGCTTGATCTGGAGCAGCGGCTGGCCGTCAGCCGGAATCTGGCCGCGAAGGTGCGTGCCCCTCGTGCGCGGAGGGACCCGGCCACCCTGCCCGCCGTGGCCACGGGGCGCCTCGTCTTCGAGCAGGACGGCCCCCAGGGGCCCATCCCGCTGCACCACCTCAAGGTGGAGCTGTGGGACCGGGACTTCGGCACGCCGGACGACTTCCTGGGCGAGGGCTTCACGGATGCGGAAGGGGCCTTCGCGATCCGCTACGACCCGGCGGACGCGGGTGAAGGCGACCTGCCGGACCTGGAGCTGCGCTTCTTTGAACCCCAGCACACGTTCCGCAAGGACGGGCGGGTGGTGGAGACCTGGCGGCGCATTGGTTCGGAGCAAGGCCCGGACGACCACGGCGGGCTCCGGTATGACTTCGGCACGGTGCGGGTGCCCTATTGGGAATACGACCCGGCGTCTCCCCTGGCGCGGTTGCTCGTCGTGGAGGAAGGCACCCCGCCCACCGCGTATGCGCCGGGACGCTCCCTGGCGATGCTGAAGGCCGTCGCGCCCATTGAGCTCATCAAGCGTCAGCACCTGCTCCAGGGGCAACTGGGCCAGGCGCCGAGCCTGGAGAAGATCCAGGCGGACTATCCGGAGTCGACCACCGCCCGAATGGAGCGGGAGTCACCGGGCTCCACCCGGAGCGACGCGTATTTTGGCGAACGCCTGCTCAACGGCATGTTCTCCAGCATCCTGGACCGGGACCCGGAAGTGCCCGGCGATGCCCAGGCGTTCCGGCTCTACCTGCCGTGGAATGCGTACGAACAGGACGGCATCCACTGCCTGCCGGACGTGGACGTGCGGCTGCGATTGGTGGAGGGCAAGCTGCTGCCCGTGCGCATCATCCTGGGCCTGCGGGAGCCCGGAGCGACGGCGCCCGGTTCGCCCGTGACACGGCGGACCTTCACGCCCGCGGATGGCAGGGATTGGGAAGCTGCCAAGCGGATGGCGCGGGTGAGCGCGACGCTGGACGTGGAGCTGGGGAACCACCTGGGGCAGTGCCACTTCAACGTGGAACAGTATGCCATTGCCGCGCACCGGAACCTGCGACGCAATCCCTTGCGCTGGTTGCTCATGCCCCACCTGCGGGAGGTGGTGTTGATCAACCACTCGGCCAACGGGTTCCTGGTGGGGTCGACCGGATACATCACGCGCGCCAGTGCCCTGACGGAGCAGGGAATCAACAAGCGGCTGGAGCACCTGATGGGCAGCTACGACTGGAAGGGGTTCGCGCCCGCGGCGCCTGTCTGTGAAGGACACCGGTATGCGCGAGCGGGACAGCTCTTCTGGCGGTTGCTCGGGGAGCACATCGACGCGTTCTTCGCGGAGCATGGGGCGGACATCGCGGCGCAGTGGCACGAGGTGCGCAGGTTCTCGGATGACCTCGTCGCGCATTCAGCGCCGGCCTTCGTGTGTCGCTATCTGCGAGCGAAGGTGCCGGGGAAGGAAGCCCCCTGGTTCGTGCGCTCCGAGCGCATGGACCTGGATGTGAAGGCCGCGGAGCCACCTCCGAAGGCGGTCAGCGCGGTGACCCGGACGGATGCGCCCCAGGCCGGCGAGCTGGAGGGGCTCAAGAACCTGTGCCGGTACGTCGTCTTCTTCGCGACCTTCCGGCACGCCTGGGCGAACAATCTCCAGTGGGAGGACGCGGGCGAGGTGCTGTATTCGTGCCTGGGCCTCCGGTGGGGCAAGGACGGCTCGCTGCCGACGGAGGAGGACCTGGACGCGGCGCCGGAGCCGGATGAGGCGACGGAGATGCTGTGGATCTCCTGGATGCTGTCCAAGACGAACTACGGGTTCATCCTCTCCAACGAGGAGGAGGACGTGCATCCCCGGTTGCTGGAGCTGCTCCGGGCCCACGCTGCGGAGTTCTCAGCGCTGGGCCTGGATGTCCGGACGGTCAGCTCCCGCATCAACATCTGA
- a CDS encoding lipoxygenase family protein has protein sequence MTVEYTLTIRTNSRLGAGTNANISVVLVGTQGESDSRLLDKRFHNDFEAGAEDSYTVQSHDLGELLLLRFSNTGNGVASDWLLDNVRVTAGEKHWFFPHHRWVLGKATAEVLEGTARLPQQVKNERAASARMEQLKARHQMYGWRAPEATAGLPGALDISEAKPLPKDELYRGLVDGSYEIVIAKTLAAIKLNMPVLSKAWNGLVDIFDFFKGIELPQLANRWKDDYEFARQAVQGITPVHIQSITALPPGLALTDGELHGLLSPGTSLAQALAAKRIFLLDFEILDDVPMFKKVNKEGVEERRWSPASRCLLYLDDTRQLRPIAIQLGKDPEQHPVFTPNDSQYDWLAAKIYVRCSEGNTHQMVGHALRTHFIAEPFVMATMRNLPDPHPVYKLLRRHFRYTLAINDGARRGLLAEGGVFDDIIATGGPDKGHVFLGKKGYQRWKLTDNRPRQDIERRGVLDPAVLPHYPYRDDALPLWDAFEEYVGGVLGHFYRSDADLANDAEMQRWWTDLTTHGMSVEKLPCTELKRVSDLVDILTTILFTVSVQHAAVNYLQYEHYAFVPNAPLCMRKAPPTKKGLIGADDIVDMIPSKSQMLWQVSIGRALSSFGDDEEYLLHEGGWYEEYFQEPEVLAIRDRFHARLRAQRDAVKARNEKCEVPYTVLQPDRIPCGITV, from the coding sequence ATGACTGTCGAATACACGCTAACGATTCGCACGAACTCGCGGCTCGGCGCGGGGACCAACGCCAACATCTCCGTCGTCCTGGTTGGCACTCAGGGTGAAAGCGACTCACGCCTGCTGGACAAGCGCTTCCACAACGACTTCGAGGCCGGCGCGGAGGACTCCTACACGGTCCAGTCCCACGACCTGGGAGAGCTGCTGCTGCTCCGATTCTCGAACACCGGGAATGGGGTCGCGAGCGACTGGCTGCTCGACAATGTGCGTGTCACGGCCGGTGAGAAGCACTGGTTCTTCCCCCACCACCGCTGGGTGCTGGGCAAGGCGACCGCCGAGGTGCTGGAGGGCACGGCGCGGCTGCCGCAGCAGGTGAAGAACGAGCGCGCGGCGTCTGCGCGCATGGAGCAGCTCAAGGCCCGGCACCAGATGTACGGCTGGCGCGCGCCCGAGGCGACCGCCGGGCTGCCCGGCGCGCTCGACATCAGCGAGGCGAAGCCGCTCCCGAAGGACGAGCTCTACCGGGGACTCGTGGACGGCAGCTACGAGATCGTCATCGCGAAGACGCTGGCGGCCATCAAGCTGAACATGCCCGTGCTGAGCAAGGCCTGGAACGGCCTCGTGGACATCTTCGACTTCTTCAAGGGCATCGAGCTGCCCCAGCTCGCCAACCGCTGGAAGGACGACTACGAGTTCGCCCGGCAGGCCGTCCAGGGCATCACCCCCGTCCACATCCAGTCCATCACGGCGCTGCCCCCGGGCCTCGCGCTCACGGATGGCGAGCTGCACGGCCTGCTGTCGCCGGGCACCTCGCTGGCCCAGGCCCTGGCGGCGAAGCGCATCTTCCTGCTCGACTTCGAGATCCTGGACGACGTGCCGATGTTCAAGAAGGTCAACAAGGAGGGCGTCGAGGAGCGGCGCTGGTCGCCCGCGTCCCGTTGCCTCCTGTACCTGGACGACACCCGGCAGCTTCGGCCCATCGCCATCCAGCTCGGGAAGGATCCGGAGCAGCATCCGGTGTTCACGCCCAATGACAGTCAATACGACTGGCTGGCCGCGAAGATCTACGTCCGGTGCAGCGAGGGCAACACACACCAGATGGTGGGGCACGCGCTGCGGACGCACTTCATCGCGGAGCCGTTCGTCATGGCGACGATGCGCAACCTCCCGGACCCGCACCCCGTCTACAAGCTGCTGCGCCGGCACTTCCGCTACACGCTCGCCATCAACGACGGCGCCCGCAGGGGCCTGCTCGCGGAGGGCGGCGTGTTCGATGACATCATCGCCACCGGCGGTCCCGACAAGGGCCACGTCTTCCTGGGCAAGAAGGGCTACCAGCGCTGGAAGCTCACGGACAACCGGCCGCGCCAGGATATCGAGCGCCGTGGGGTGCTCGACCCGGCGGTGCTGCCGCACTACCCCTACCGGGACGACGCGCTGCCCCTGTGGGATGCGTTCGAGGAGTACGTCGGCGGGGTGCTCGGGCACTTCTACAGGTCCGACGCGGACCTGGCGAACGACGCCGAGATGCAGCGCTGGTGGACCGACCTCACCACCCACGGCATGTCCGTGGAGAAGCTGCCCTGCACGGAGCTAAAGCGCGTCTCCGACCTGGTGGACATCCTCACCACCATCCTCTTCACGGTCAGCGTCCAGCACGCGGCGGTGAACTACCTCCAGTACGAACACTACGCCTTCGTGCCCAACGCGCCGCTGTGCATGCGCAAGGCGCCTCCGACGAAGAAGGGCCTCATCGGCGCGGATGACATCGTGGACATGATCCCCTCCAAGTCCCAGATGCTCTGGCAGGTCTCCATCGGCCGCGCGCTGTCCAGCTTCGGTGACGACGAGGAATACCTGCTCCACGAGGGCGGCTGGTACGAGGAGTACTTCCAGGAGCCGGAGGTGCTCGCCATCCGCGACCGCTTCCATGCCCGGCTGCGCGCCCAGCGCGACGCTGTGAAGGCACGCAATGAGAAGTGCGAAGTGCCCTACACGGTCCTGCAGCCCGACCGGATCCCCTGCGGCATCACCGTCTGA
- a CDS encoding cytochrome P450, giving the protein MPNPLSRGLFNLFFGSRRKPFASLPGPQPGVLGTAGDFLGHQPWDVCARYGREYGGVTLIWMGPSPGVVLNDPAVIAEVLESPRRMEFEKGNISEQVRPTVTDDTVFIAKLSGDWAQKRKLEPMEQPWSPRWLAAQVEPMHRSIVESVEALLKEPAIDYTTAMRKLTFDAFAVAAVGEKLPTSVFDDFMLLGKGADARIQSKLPLKFVSPPKGFDEAKARFYGQFADRVRAARKNPNPHGVDVMSWTLRETPGIDDQVLAHLLGGVFYGGAFSSSVTLVGAFHQLQKYPQAEARLAEEAASLGDGPLTFEKLGGAPWAEACAFESLRLLPAVRVFTRTPSKDAQLAGVTLPAGAMIMISNQHLHRDPAHWTEPETYNPARWLDGGAARDPLGSGHFFPFGRGPRACVGGDFAMVFLRTALATIAARAKAHVDSTEPFEEGFFFGVVLPKGVTGKLVARQPQAAQASSEVRASMA; this is encoded by the coding sequence ATGCCCAACCCGCTTTCTCGTGGCCTGTTCAACCTGTTCTTCGGCTCCCGGCGCAAGCCCTTCGCCTCCCTCCCCGGGCCGCAGCCCGGCGTGCTCGGCACCGCGGGCGACTTCCTGGGGCACCAGCCCTGGGATGTCTGCGCGCGGTATGGCCGTGAGTACGGTGGTGTCACGCTCATCTGGATGGGGCCCAGCCCCGGCGTGGTGCTCAACGACCCCGCCGTCATCGCGGAGGTACTGGAGTCCCCCCGCCGGATGGAGTTCGAGAAGGGAAACATCAGCGAGCAGGTCCGGCCCACGGTGACGGACGATACGGTCTTCATCGCGAAGCTGAGCGGGGACTGGGCCCAGAAGCGCAAGCTGGAGCCCATGGAGCAGCCGTGGTCTCCGCGGTGGCTGGCCGCCCAGGTGGAGCCGATGCACCGGTCCATCGTCGAGTCCGTGGAGGCCCTGCTGAAGGAGCCCGCCATCGACTACACCACCGCGATGCGGAAGCTGACCTTCGACGCCTTCGCGGTCGCGGCGGTGGGGGAGAAGCTCCCGACCTCCGTGTTCGACGACTTCATGCTGCTGGGGAAGGGCGCGGACGCGCGCATCCAGTCGAAGCTGCCGTTGAAGTTCGTCTCACCGCCCAAGGGCTTCGACGAGGCGAAGGCGCGCTTCTACGGCCAGTTCGCGGACCGGGTGCGCGCCGCGCGCAAGAACCCCAACCCCCACGGCGTGGACGTGATGTCGTGGACGCTGCGCGAGACGCCAGGGATTGATGACCAGGTGTTGGCGCACCTGCTGGGGGGGGTCTTCTACGGTGGCGCCTTCTCCTCCAGCGTCACGCTGGTCGGCGCGTTCCACCAGCTCCAGAAGTACCCCCAGGCGGAGGCGCGGCTCGCGGAGGAGGCCGCGTCGCTGGGGGACGGGCCGCTGACGTTCGAGAAGCTGGGCGGGGCGCCCTGGGCGGAGGCCTGCGCCTTCGAATCCCTGCGCCTCCTGCCGGCGGTCCGGGTGTTCACCCGCACGCCGTCGAAGGACGCGCAGCTCGCCGGCGTCACGCTGCCGGCGGGGGCGATGATCATGATCTCCAACCAGCACCTGCACCGGGACCCGGCCCACTGGACGGAGCCGGAGACCTACAACCCGGCGCGCTGGCTGGACGGCGGGGCGGCCCGCGACCCGCTGGGCAGCGGTCACTTCTTCCCGTTCGGACGGGGGCCGCGCGCGTGCGTGGGTGGCGACTTCGCGATGGTGTTCCTGCGCACGGCGCTCGCGACCATCGCCGCCCGGGCGAAGGCGCACGTCGATTCGACGGAGCCCTTCGAAGAGGGGTTCTTCTTCGGCGTCGTCCTGCCCAAGGGCGTCACCGGGAAGCTCGTCGCGCGCCAGCCGCAAGCTGCGCAGGCGTCCTCGGAAGTCCGCGCCAGCATGGCCTGA
- a CDS encoding LysR family transcriptional regulator, with protein MIQLQRLEGFYWVARMGGYTRAVRAFPYPITQPGIYQQVKRLTEEVGVELFTRVGKDRMALTPAGRELYAFVAPFLEGLPQVARSLKTGERGGTLRIHASNLVLRHLLPPWLGRLRGVRPDIQVRLFESAAPELARLRLGETDLLVDHLPELPHDVESREVGRVKGFIVLPRAHALARSRSVNLKQLEAEPFIGYGSDHHLLDLQLRALALHDVHPRQVHSADSAESILAFVAAGLGFSLVPSFQPEGPRAAGVVAWPLTRPRAEFPIHAVWLKSRQPAPLMAAAMAFAPVLER; from the coding sequence ATGATTCAACTCCAGCGGCTCGAAGGCTTCTATTGGGTGGCGCGCATGGGCGGCTACACGCGGGCAGTGCGCGCGTTCCCCTACCCCATCACCCAGCCGGGCATCTATCAGCAGGTGAAGCGGCTCACGGAGGAGGTGGGTGTGGAGCTCTTCACCCGCGTGGGCAAGGACCGGATGGCGCTGACGCCCGCGGGGCGGGAGCTGTATGCCTTCGTGGCCCCTTTCCTGGAGGGGCTGCCCCAGGTGGCGCGCTCCCTGAAGACGGGAGAGCGAGGAGGGACGCTGCGCATCCATGCCTCCAACCTTGTGCTGCGACATCTGCTGCCACCGTGGTTGGGCCGGCTGCGCGGCGTGCGTCCCGACATCCAGGTGCGCCTGTTCGAATCCGCGGCGCCGGAGCTGGCACGACTGCGATTGGGAGAGACGGACCTGTTGGTGGACCATCTGCCGGAGCTACCGCACGACGTGGAGTCGCGCGAGGTGGGCCGGGTGAAGGGCTTCATCGTGCTGCCTCGCGCCCACGCGCTGGCGCGCTCCAGGAGCGTGAACCTCAAGCAGTTGGAGGCGGAGCCCTTCATCGGCTACGGCTCCGACCATCACCTGCTGGACCTCCAGTTGAGGGCCCTGGCCCTGCACGACGTGCATCCCCGGCAGGTGCATTCAGCGGACTCCGCGGAGAGCATCCTCGCCTTCGTGGCCGCGGGGCTGGGCTTCTCCCTGGTGCCGTCGTTCCAGCCCGAAGGGCCGCGCGCGGCCGGCGTGGTGGCCTGGCCGCTGACACGCCCGCGAGCGGAGTTTCCCATCCATGCCGTCTGGCTCAAGTCCCGGCAACCCGCCCCCCTGATGGCGGCGGCGATGGCGTTTGCACCCGTGCTGGAGCGATGA
- a CDS encoding malectin domain-containing carbohydrate-binding protein → MLFPSPLAIRTLVATLAGLTALTSGCTPPDAPGSQPPPAVPVLAEKKEALAEVSLARINVGGPSVTDAQGRTWSEDLGFVAGRTLQFTGDVKGTTEDVLYNSAREGMAHYRVWLGGNRGVFRVKLLLVEPTESPGARVFQVKVNGQIYLPQVDIAKAVGTRTAYQAVFDVPVPSGNLEMDFLPLEGLALLSAIEVSSVSWQPLGDPRGQLYIRGDVTLPQVAMDTTMRPYVAHLERTGFYSNENILRVERWDGDLSSSPWNGSWTALDVPGGTPAPITRTQSFAFIVDGSGAPVVAHDEFFSSYALNVSRWSGNAWEPLGPPQKADGYGSWADETSQVLARGSDGQPILAFLAHSFSDSSLVVRHWTGSAWESYPSAQGLPTNDHLSSLSLASHPAGGPVLAWMEFGFEPSLTRVLRVAHWTGGGWVMLSDAGLPITPGSTVDAPKVYVSNAGVIFVAWNQYNPPGTANEGSEIRVARWNNGAWVALGGGVSIQRKAVEQPRMFADSSGRVTLLWAEMTGAPGAPGNPLYLRKWNGTTWATVGGSATPVAVTPDGYFSLAPDKRGLPLLTWPGTHQGKSVAHVQVLNP, encoded by the coding sequence ATGCTGTTTCCATCTCCCCTCGCCATCCGTACCCTCGTCGCGACGCTCGCGGGCCTCACGGCGCTGACGTCGGGCTGTACCCCGCCCGATGCGCCGGGAAGCCAGCCACCCCCGGCCGTGCCTGTGCTGGCCGAAAAGAAGGAGGCCCTGGCGGAGGTGTCGCTCGCGCGCATCAACGTTGGAGGCCCCTCCGTGACCGACGCGCAGGGCCGCACGTGGAGCGAGGACCTGGGCTTCGTCGCGGGACGCACGCTCCAGTTCACTGGCGACGTGAAGGGCACGACGGAGGATGTGCTCTACAACAGCGCCCGGGAGGGCATGGCTCACTACCGGGTGTGGCTGGGGGGCAATCGGGGCGTGTTCCGGGTGAAGCTGCTGCTGGTCGAACCCACCGAGTCCCCGGGCGCGCGCGTCTTCCAGGTGAAGGTGAACGGGCAGATCTACCTGCCCCAGGTGGACATCGCGAAGGCGGTGGGCACGCGGACTGCCTACCAGGCCGTCTTCGACGTGCCGGTGCCTTCGGGGAACCTCGAAATGGACTTCCTGCCGCTGGAGGGGCTGGCGCTCCTGTCCGCCATCGAGGTGAGCTCCGTGTCCTGGCAGCCCCTGGGCGATCCCCGGGGACAGCTCTACATCCGCGGTGACGTGACGCTGCCGCAGGTGGCCATGGACACGACGATGCGGCCCTATGTCGCCCACCTGGAGCGGACGGGCTTCTACAGCAACGAGAACATCCTTCGGGTGGAGCGCTGGGACGGAGACCTGTCCTCGTCTCCCTGGAATGGAAGCTGGACGGCGTTGGACGTGCCGGGCGGCACCCCCGCGCCCATCACCCGCACCCAATCCTTTGCATTCATCGTGGACGGCAGCGGCGCGCCGGTCGTGGCGCACGACGAGTTCTTCTCCTCCTACGCGCTGAACGTCTCACGTTGGAGCGGCAATGCCTGGGAGCCGCTGGGGCCGCCCCAGAAGGCGGACGGCTACGGGTCGTGGGCGGATGAGACGTCCCAGGTGCTGGCCCGGGGCTCGGATGGACAGCCCATCCTCGCCTTCCTCGCCCACTCCTTCTCGGACAGCAGCCTCGTCGTCCGGCATTGGACGGGGTCGGCCTGGGAGTCCTATCCCAGCGCCCAGGGCCTGCCCACGAACGACCATCTGAGCAGTCTGAGTCTGGCCTCCCATCCCGCCGGGGGACCCGTCCTGGCCTGGATGGAGTTTGGATTTGAGCCATCCCTCACCCGGGTCCTGCGCGTGGCGCACTGGACCGGGGGCGGCTGGGTGATGCTGAGTGACGCCGGGCTGCCCATCACCCCCGGCTCCACGGTGGACGCCCCCAAGGTCTACGTGTCGAACGCGGGCGTCATCTTCGTGGCCTGGAACCAGTACAACCCCCCGGGGACGGCGAACGAGGGGTCCGAAATCCGGGTGGCCCGCTGGAACAATGGCGCCTGGGTGGCCCTGGGCGGCGGTGTGAGCATCCAGCGCAAGGCCGTGGAACAGCCCCGGATGTTCGCGGACTCGAGTGGCCGGGTGACGCTGCTGTGGGCCGAAATGACGGGTGCGCCCGGCGCGCCGGGCAACCCGCTGTACCTGCGCAAGTGGAACGGCACGACGTGGGCGACCGTGGGCGGGAGTGCCACCCCGGTCGCCGTCACGCCGGATGGGTACTTCTCACTCGCCCCGGACAAGCGGGGCCTGCCCCTGCTCACGTGGCCGGGGACGCACCAGGGCAAGTCGGTGGCCCATGTGCAGGTGTTGAACCCATAG
- a CDS encoding NADPH-dependent F420 reductase, which yields MASLPVLGQVKEAKKQAKPMRIGVIGAGWLGGTVGQVWVRAGHEVLFSSRHPDELVSMTRQLGPRASVGTPRQAAEFGSVVLFAVPYAALPQLGRDLRTALRGKVALDACNPPPGRDDALAREALTHGVGPTSAKYLPGTRLVRAFSAVDATAVEASSARQSGLLAVPIAGDDTPAVQVAAQLVRDAGCEPLVVGNLAAAIRFQRGGPGFRANTTLPELRRLLGLPEKD from the coding sequence TTGGCCTCGCTCCCGGTCCTGGGTCAGGTGAAGGAGGCGAAGAAGCAGGCGAAACCCATGCGGATCGGCGTCATCGGCGCGGGGTGGCTGGGCGGCACCGTCGGTCAGGTCTGGGTCCGGGCCGGGCACGAGGTGCTGTTCTCCTCCCGCCATCCTGACGAGCTCGTCTCCATGACCCGCCAGCTCGGTCCCCGCGCTTCGGTGGGCACGCCACGCCAGGCAGCGGAGTTCGGCTCCGTCGTGTTGTTCGCCGTCCCCTATGCCGCGCTTCCGCAGCTTGGGCGCGACCTGCGGACGGCACTGCGGGGAAAGGTCGCCCTGGATGCCTGCAATCCCCCTCCAGGCCGCGACGATGCCCTGGCGCGCGAGGCGCTCACCCACGGCGTCGGCCCCACCTCCGCGAAGTACCTGCCAGGCACGCGGCTGGTCCGGGCCTTCAGCGCCGTCGACGCCACGGCCGTTGAAGCCTCCTCGGCCCGGCAGAGCGGGCTGCTGGCGGTTCCCATCGCGGGGGACGACACCCCGGCCGTTCAGGTGGCCGCGCAGTTGGTGCGCGATGCCGGCTGCGAGCCCCTGGTGGTGGGCAACCTGGCAGCGGCCATCCGCTTCCAGCGGGGCGGCCCGGGCTTCCGGGCCAACACGACGCTGCCGGAGCTGCGTCGCCTGCTCGGCCTGCCCGAAAAGGACTGA
- a CDS encoding ArsR/SmtB family transcription factor, producing MVQLANAGLDASFAALSDATRRGVLEQLGRAEASITDLAEKFNMTLTGMKKHVSVLERAGLVITEKVGRVRTCKIGPRRLENEMAWLERYCQLWDARFDELDKVVEELKRKEQADGRKKRE from the coding sequence ATGGTTCAGCTTGCAAATGCCGGCCTCGATGCTTCGTTCGCCGCACTCTCCGACGCCACCCGACGCGGTGTTCTGGAGCAGCTCGGGCGTGCGGAGGCCTCGATCACGGACCTCGCCGAGAAGTTCAACATGACCCTCACGGGCATGAAGAAGCACGTCAGTGTCCTGGAGCGGGCCGGGCTCGTGATCACGGAGAAGGTCGGGCGCGTGCGGACCTGCAAGATCGGCCCGCGCCGACTGGAGAATGAGATGGCATGGCTTGAGAGGTACTGCCAGCTCTGGGACGCACGCTTCGACGAGTTGGACAAGGTTGTCGAAGAATTGAAGCGGAAGGAGCAGGCCGATGGACGCAAGAAGAGAGAGTGA
- a CDS encoding SRPBCC domain-containing protein: MKNQTIVERKSERETVVTRTFNGPARIVFEAWTTPELFKKWWVPKSMGMTLASCEMDVRTGGKYRLVFDQGMAFFGRYTEVTPHSRLVWTNDEGGENGSVTTVTFEEKGDKTLLVVSELYSSKEALDAAGTGAADALVETFQQLDELLVTLGASEGRA; this comes from the coding sequence ATGAAGAACCAAACGATTGTGGAACGGAAGTCCGAGCGTGAGACCGTCGTCACGCGAACTTTCAATGGTCCGGCACGCATCGTGTTCGAGGCGTGGACAACGCCCGAGCTGTTCAAGAAGTGGTGGGTGCCGAAGTCGATGGGAATGACCCTGGCTTCCTGCGAGATGGATGTTCGTACCGGGGGCAAGTACCGTCTGGTGTTTGACCAAGGGATGGCGTTCTTCGGTAGGTACACCGAAGTGACACCGCACTCGCGCCTCGTCTGGACCAATGACGAAGGTGGTGAAAATGGGTCCGTCACCACGGTGACCTTCGAGGAAAAAGGGGACAAGACGCTGCTGGTCGTGAGCGAGCTCTACTCCTCGAAGGAAGCTCTCGACGCTGCCGGCACCGGGGCGGCGGATGCGCTGGTCGAGACGTTCCAGCAACTGGACGAGCTTCTCGTCACCCTGGGCGCGAGCGAAGGACGGGCATGA
- a CDS encoding TetR/AcrR family transcriptional regulator, with product MPRKKVVDMSGPAGSTTRQEQERSRVTRQKLMAAAIDVLVEQGWAGATTGAIAERAGVSRGACQHHFPTRAVLVAAAVEHVFRQQVEEILRRAKDLPERRRRVEPLLNLLSDVHAGPLFKAATHLWVAAVADAELKALLLPLEQDVGREVHRLTLQLLGLDERDREAREAVRATLDLIRGLALANLLHDDTARRRKVLAHHARTLEAQLLPKRASKAAAGS from the coding sequence ATGCCGCGCAAGAAGGTTGTCGACATGAGCGGTCCGGCGGGTTCAACGACGCGGCAGGAGCAGGAGCGCAGTCGGGTGACGCGTCAAAAGCTGATGGCGGCGGCCATCGACGTGCTCGTGGAGCAGGGCTGGGCCGGGGCGACGACGGGCGCCATCGCCGAACGGGCCGGGGTGTCCCGCGGCGCCTGCCAGCACCACTTCCCCACACGCGCGGTCCTGGTCGCGGCCGCGGTCGAGCATGTCTTCCGCCAGCAGGTGGAGGAGATCCTGCGGCGCGCGAAGGACCTGCCGGAGCGCCGACGGCGTGTCGAGCCGCTGCTGAACCTGCTCTCGGATGTCCATGCCGGTCCGCTCTTCAAGGCCGCGACGCACCTGTGGGTGGCGGCCGTGGCTGACGCGGAGCTGAAGGCGCTGCTGCTGCCGCTCGAACAGGACGTGGGCCGGGAGGTGCACCGGCTCACCCTCCAGTTGCTGGGCCTGGATGAACGCGACCGCGAGGCCCGCGAGGCCGTGCGCGCGACGCTCGACCTCATCCGGGGCCTGGCGCTCGCGAACCTGCTCCACGACGACACCGCCCGGCGCCGAAAGGTGCTCGCGCACCATGCTCGAACGCTGGAGGCGCAGCTGCTGCCGAAGCGCGCATCCAAGGCCGCCGCCGGGTCCTGA